The sequence below is a genomic window from Chiroxiphia lanceolata isolate bChiLan1 chromosome 8, bChiLan1.pri, whole genome shotgun sequence.
ggaagcagaaaagagaacTTGCAGAAAGCTCCCAGCTCAAATGTTACTTAGATTGCTGCGTAAGCAGGATGAGGGTACAGATGTAGTTTACTGATCTGATTTACACCTAAGGGATGTTTGTTGTGTTTCCTTGCTATTCCCATAtcactgcttttcctcttcaacCACAATATGGAACAAGAATTATATGAGTGGTTGGGTGTCCCTGGAGGAAAAATTACAGATAGTCCAGTGTATTTTGAGCTGCTTCTCAGGGGAAAGCTGGACAATGCGTGGCTTTGGAAAGCTCTGGACTAGGAGTAATAGGAATTTCTTAAGGAACTACGTGTTCTCTCTTGAGTCAGTAAAAACTTGCCTGAAGTTTTCACTCCAAGAAgaattaaattctctttttattttaaatcaagaatCTTTTGTTAAAACTTGACTTatatttttcagaggaaatttttGCATGTTCAGTGACGATGGTGTTAAATGAATGCATAAGTTTGTGATATGAAGTGAGTGAGAGAAGGGTCATGGTCATTTCTCAGGAACCCCTGTGTGAAGTGGAGTGGTTTGTGCTGTATCatggcagcagagaaaaaccctcactgctgctctgcactcaCCTAGAGCAGCAGCGAATTCCACCCCTGGAAGAGGAGCAATCATTGCAGTCATCTGTCCTCCATTGGGAACCAAATTCATGCAGCTTTCCTTCCGAGTCAAGGCAGCCTGAAAACAGTGTGTGTGAGCAGCCTTCAGTGTCAGACCCTTGCACCAACAACAGTGCTGCTTGTACATAATGGGTGGGACGTTTGCTGGCTTTTTATATGAACCTCCCCATCTGCTAAACGTGGAGGatccccagcagagcagggtgtgCTTTTGTAATGCAGGAAGAAGAGAGTCCTGTGTCCCTCTGTTTCCAGTGGTTCTTGGCAGCATTAGTTCGTGCAGCCCATGCTACTTCCCTggacaaaattaatttgtaatttgGTCCATGTCATTCTCCCtaaataacttctttttataatatattataaattcTCCTCTTGTTGTACCCTATTTCCCTCCCATTTCCATTTGATTTCTTTCCACTGTTTCTACTTATTTCTAAATGGTGATAAATTGCACAGAAGGGACAAATCAAATCAGGCAGTGATTCTGATGATGTCTGTCAAATTGAGAGCTGTTGACATCTTACCTACAGTCACACCATCAGATATCCCTGGCTCGCATGCCATAAGGAAGCAAGAAGCATCAGACAGTGGCACACTAATGGCGAGAACAAGAAGGCAGGGCAAGATGGTTTTCTGAACAAGAAAACACAATTCATGTGAATGCTTAAGTAACTATTAAGATGTCTTGATGATAAATACTACCATTAGAAACAGGCAAATACATTGTGGTTTCAAATCAAAATCCAATTGTCCTTTACAGTTTAAACACTTTAACACACAATCAGGAATACTGAACCATTTAGAAGAAGCAGAGGCTGGGCATCATatggaaagggggaaaaaaaaatctgtcttttcaaGCTGTTAAAATCAAGCATTGTCCAATAACAGGACTGATAGATCCAGATACTGTTTGTGAAAAAAACATGTTCtattccttttccctccccattaatttttcttgtccCTTTTTATTCCATAGGATTGGTCACTGATTGTTTCTTTCACTAACCTCACTCACAGTTGCAAAAACTTTTTCACTGGAGTCTAAAGAACTACCAAATGTTTCACCTTAATATTGAAGGATTAGGAACAAGTTAAATAACTTTAGCTGAAGTTGAATACTCAAGACTTGGCCCTACTTTAGACAGGAGGTTCGATCAAATGAGTTGCaggtgtcccttccaacctaaataattctacATGCTGTGACATTTGTCAGcgtttttttctgaaatttcagctgAAGTTCCTCAGCTAGTGGCTTATCCTTCAATATTAGTTTGAAATGTTTGGAGGGCTTCCATTGGGGATATAAAGGAAATAAGTGCAAGAATTCTGGGATGTAATTAGTTGTGATTAATATAAAATCTTGGTTATAGAGGAAAAGTAGACCAGGAATAAACAattacatacacacacatatgtacatGTGTCTGTTTCAGACAGAACTGGTGACTTATAAAAAGGAGTTGTCTCTGAGAGATGAGAGGAGGAAAACCTAGCATTTTGTCTTACAGAAGAGATTAAAACTTACAAAATTGCAACAGAGTAGCAAAGGAGTAAAACTGAAGATAACAGTTCTGAGTTTAACTAAATATTCAGATGTTATCCAGACTTTTCACAAAAATGAAGGCCAATTCTAGGTTGAGAGAcaacagagctgctttctgccAGAAGGAGATTAACTCCAAAGATTACATGAAGAGTGAAAAGAAGTTATAAGAAACCTTAGCTGGAGTCCTGTTAGACATCTGCCATTTACGTGCTGATATGTTTTATGCAAGGTTCTTACCTGCCTATGCCTCTCTGTCTTATGCTTGTTCTCATAACACAGAATTTATACATTCTCCAAGTTGCTTAGATCACCAAGTACTGAGATAAATTCAACAgaaattcctttaaaatctaTAGCAACATACCATAGCCTTTTACAGCATAAGATGTAAGGACTCACCATTCTTGCAAAAGTATGAGGCTTCCAGTAAGGAGATGGCCTGTAGGAAGCTCATGTTCTCAGTGAACTTATATAGAGAGGGAATTTGTGATAACAGTCCTTGAGCAAACTGACCATGAAAGTCTAACAACAATGATGTTTCTGTAAAATGACCTCATGGGGAGGACATTATTAACATAAGGCAGTTACATACAGGAAGGTTTGTTCTAGCAGGCATTGAAGAAACAGGTGTGCCTTTTGTGCCACACCAGATCTGGAAAGCAGTTATAGGAAATATGTTGGAAGGAATTTCAAGCTTGGAAGGAATATTTAGCACTTGCTTTGAGAAACCCATTAGAGACATAGTAGTTGTCACTCACAACAAAATTTGCATGCATACTTTGAGCCATCTAGGTTTTAAAAAGTGGGTCCTAGGTaaccattttcttccttgttcgGTTTTCAATCATGTAGAAGATTCATATGTTCAGGTCTTCTATGAAAAAATAAGCATTGtatattttctgtcttaatCCTTGTAGGCAGGAAGAAATAGTCCTTCTTCCATAGAGTCTGGACGTGTCAGGCACAGACACACTCTCCAAGTGCTTAGGACATCAATTTGATAGCAAAGGAGTCAAGTACAGTCCCCTTTTGCTTTGgttcaaatatttcaaactaTGTAAACCTTCTTGGTGATGAAATCTTTCCCTTATTACCAGAACTGTACAGGTTGCAATGTCTGAAATAACTACTCTGACTGCCTAACTGTGTTGTCTTATTGTGTGGGTTTGGGAGTAGAGGTTAAACTCCAATTTGGATTGGCTACTCCACATCTTCTACCCAAAATCCAGAGTTGAGAACTAGCTCAGGAAGTCCATGTGAGAAAGCCAGCATTATGACAATGTAGGTCACAGTGAGACCACTACCCACAGGGACATATTAGCTGGCTTTCAACTCAGTAGGTTGGGtagattgttttttcttcagttactAGATCATTCTTTGCAATGCAGAAAAGAGATTAAGCACTTAGAGGTTTGATAAAGCTGCCCACAATCAGCCTGTCACTAGTGAATTAGATTTGGCAATGCTGATGTATGCCCTGCCTTGAAATGGGCACAGCCATAGGGCTCATGCTCTTGACTCCTAGTCACTGGTAAACCAACCGAACATATCAGCCCATGAGTGCAGGCACTAGgtatttctttactgaaatcaACAGAGCCCACATATCCCCTTTGGATCTCTCACAAATATGTATGAAGCCAATTTAACAGCATCATTGTGGTTTGTTTCACTATCAGTGTTTCAGACCATGTGCATTTTCCAGttaaagaggggggaaaaaagtcagaaTAGGATATCAAGGTATTACACCCTGATCCCAGGCCAAAGCTGCCTTGGTTGGTTGCAGTGAAGACAGGGAGAATTCATAGTCTCGCTTCTCATGTTCTGCTCCTATGCTGCCTGATCTAATTGATTTACATCTTGGGATGCCCGAGGATATGCCCTAGCTTTGTGTGCCAGCTCTTTCTAACCTTTATGTGCTGAAATTAACTATTTCACCTTGGCTGACAATACTGTGAGAAGTACCAGAGAATCCTGTTCAAGGTATTGGCTCCTCCACGTCCTCAAAGGTAATCTGGAGCAAACGTTCCAGgacattttgaaacaaaaggaCCAGCAAATTGCACTGCCTTTATTCTGTTAATACTACtgaactatttaattttttttcttctcacatttTGGCCTTTGCATGCAGCATTTTGCTTGACAGGCACCCTGCAGCACCCTGCAGTTCGTGAACAAAAATCACAGTCACATAGTGATGCTGGTGCACTGGAGTGAAACTTATGGAATTTGTTACAGTCAAAATGCAGTCAATTTGCTGGTTTGGTGTTAAGTGATAGAGGATGCATTTGTTGCTcaactccaaaaaaaccccaaaaatccaaccACTGTacatatgttttctttctcagctttcAGACAAGCAATGACTGCCCAGCTGTTCCCATTGCAGGACCCCCCATGTTTTCTATGTGCAAGCTATTCCATGTATGGAGAGAAGTTCTTTCAAGCAGTTTTCTTTGGAACACAGCAGGGAATGACCTGTCTAAGCCTGGGCACTGTTTAGGGACAATGAAAAAACTCTGCATGATCTGTGAATTCAGAGGAAACCTAACAGCGTGCTGTGCTGAAA
It includes:
- the LOC116790434 gene encoding beta-microseminoprotein-like encodes the protein MKTILPCLLVLAISVPLSDASCFLMACEPGISDGVTVGCLDSEGKLHEFGSQWRTDDCNDCSSSRGGIRCCSSYATPVDYDKENCESIFNKETCSYKVVEKDDHSKECPVHSWVG